In the genome of Populus alba chromosome 11, ASM523922v2, whole genome shotgun sequence, one region contains:
- the LOC118062061 gene encoding uncharacterized protein: MFQPLMGSCNADVLDTKQKINGLLYKALVTCNKKDVVDLCQRISDHALHVITVNDDTVLHMATYAKEAALVEKLLDELPDYHVDKLTRQNRVGNTILHETATSNHAIAVADKLLKRAPGLLGMRNHNGETALFRAARYGKTDMFNFLAAKVSGYDEAGLQFYVQRSDKTTILHIAILSEHFDLAYRIALDYRHLISEKDGDGMTSLQLLSCNPSAFKQDPEDGFIKLAKSCCSTAWQEKVQNQKDKYKSAVELAKLLSRNDTSWEVTYSSIDQSKPKIHRYGEIGGQEGMSLAARIPERMDDVGETPLILATKSGIVEMVEEILRLYPQAVEHVDDEGRNVLHVAIKYREL, from the exons ATGTTTCAGCCACTGATGGGTTCCTGCAATGCTGATGTTCTTGATACCAAACAGAAAATCAATGGACTTCTGTACAAGGCTCTAGTGACATGCAACAAGAAGGATGTTGTAGATCTCTGCCAAAGAATTTCAGATCATGCATTGCACGTAATAACAGTGAATGATGATACTGTTCTCCACATGGCTACGTATGCTAAAGAAGCAGCCTTGGTGGAAAAATTACTAGATGAGTTGCCTGATTATCATGTCGACAAGTTGACCCGACAAAATCGAGTGGGGAACACAATTCTCCATGAGACTGCCACTAGCAACCATGCGATTGCTGTTGCAGATAAACTGCTGAAGAGAGCCCCCGGACTGTTAGGTATGCGCAACCACAATGGGGAGACGGCTCTGTTTCGCGCAGCTCGGTACGGAAAAACTGATATGTTCAACTTTCTAGCTGCTAAAGTCTCTGGATATGACGAAGCAGGTCTGCAATTTTATGTTCAGAGAAGTGATAAAACCACTATCCTTCACATTGCAATTCTTTCTGAGCACTTCG atTTGGCATACCGAATTGCATTGGACTACAGACATTTAATCAGCGAAAAAGACGGTGATGGGATGACGAGTCTTCAACTTCTTTCATGCAACCCGTCAGCCTTTAAACAAGACCCTGAAGATGGATTCATTAAGTTAG CTAAATCCTGTTGCAGTACAGCTTGGCAGGAGAAGGTTCAAAATCAAAAGGATAAATATAAATCAGCTGTAGAGCTTGCCAAGCTTTTATCTAGAAATGATACCTCATGGGAAGTTACTTATTCTAGCATTGACCAGAGCAAGCCTAAAATACACAGATATGGAGAGATAGGTGGGCAAGAAGGGATGTCTTTGGCTGCTAGAATTCCTGAGAGAATGGATGATGTTGGTGAAACTCCTTTGATTTTGGCTACGAAGTCAGGAATTGTGGAGATGGTGGAAGAAATACTCAGGCTTTACCCTCAAGCAGT